One Palaemon carinicauda isolate YSFRI2023 chromosome 5, ASM3689809v2, whole genome shotgun sequence DNA window includes the following coding sequences:
- the LOC137641673 gene encoding techylectin-5B-like has product MVVMRGVSSLLMAVLIFVVTRPAASAVDVVDPKATTSEECSTNRIELDIGDLMSNINVTLKGLESLLGPLSEEEGVYVASLDGTSAQNHLVGVLVRKMEAENNQLKERIKELEVEKSRFSDRVIEWNKEYVTTDDQKQKTEIPCYSLKWPRDCQDLFHQGKNVSGIYTIYPNKCGFVGKGLRVWCDMDGEDGGWTTILLRRKLDQQVDFNQGWRYYRLGFGDPETEYWIGNDFLHKMTSERIQKLRIDMTDWNEKKVYAEYSSFMVDNADGEYRLHVGGHSGTAGDSLTYHNTMLFSTPDRDNDKHASVNCAADRKSGFWFNACEHTGPTNPILPSAVTEKGLHWHHWYNNRQTLKAMTFKIKPITCLV; this is encoded by the exons ATGGTAGTCATGAGGGGCGTTTCCTCTCTTTTAATGGCGGTGCTCATCTTCGTAGTCACGAGGCCTGCTGCTTCTGCTGTTGATGTAGTAGATCCTAAAGCAACCACAAGCGAAGAATGTTCCACGAATCGTATAGAACTGGATATTGGCGACCTCATGTCGAACATTAACGTCACCCTCAAAGGCTTGGAGAGTTTACTTGGGCCTCTCTCCGAAGAGGAAGGGGTATATGTCGCCTCGCTTGATG GAACGTCCGCCCAGAACCACCTGGTCGGTGTTCTAGTGAGGAAAATGGAGGCTGAAAACAACCAGTTGAAAGAAAGGATCAAGGAACTGGAAGTAGAGAAGTCGAGGTTTAGCGACCGGGTCATCGAGTGGAATAAGGAGTATGTCACTACTGACGATCAGAAACAGAAGACTGAGATTCCGTGTTATTCCCTCAAGTG GCCTCGAGACTGCCAAGATCTGTTTCACCAAGGCAAGAATGTCAGTGGCATCTACACGATCTATCCAAATAA GTGTGGGTTCGTAGGCAAGGGCCTCCGTGTCTGGTGTGACATGGACGGGGAAGATGGCGGATGGACGACCATTTTGTTAAGGAGGAAACTTGACCAACAGGTGGATTTCAATCAAGGCTGGCGATATTACAGGCTTGGGTTTGGCGATCCAGAGACAGAATACTGGATAG GCAACGATTTCCTCCACAAGATGACCAGTGAGAGGATCCAGAAGCTGCGTATCGACATGACGGACTGGAACGAAAAGAAAGTTTACGCTGAGTACAGCTCCTTCATGGTGGACAATGCGGATGGGGAATATCGCCTTCACGTCGGTGGGCACTCGGGCACTGCCGGCGACTCCCTGACATACCACAACACGATGCTCTTCTCGACGCCTGACAGGGATAATGATAAGCATG CCAGCGTCAACTGTGCAGCGGACCGGAAAAGTGGCTTTTGGTTTAACGCCTGCGAACACACCGGTCCCACCAATCCAATCTTGCCCTCAGCAGTGACCGAAAAGGGCCTCCATTGGCACCACTGGTATAACAACCGACAAACGCTGAAGGCAATGACTTTCAAGATCAAACCAATTACCTGTCTCGTGTGA